A stretch of the Procambarus clarkii isolate CNS0578487 chromosome 47, FALCON_Pclarkii_2.0, whole genome shotgun sequence genome encodes the following:
- the LOC123762961 gene encoding synaptotagmin-15 isoform X5, with protein sequence MGSGDTTPVGSAAGSEYGGDSRTTTPSPGPFRGSFSEPSTTAGATCSLGAINPELYKTDELEGELDQYPDDHIGRVWLQLEYHTDAEKLLVTLIKAKNLPSRLIGSINSCDPYVRLFLMPDERRYLQTKIRKKTCNPRFDETFGFQITAKELEERALKLTFYDVDRDKKHQVIGHVLFLLKDLHALEGKKMLRRDLEREVSLSPRELGQVELSLCYNDNLERLTVTVADTKQLKVDKELQQEKNEFQARIALMQQTKITKSKKTAVVKSSDSPSFNESFHFKVAPDALDTTAVSVIITVGRKADNVVGRVQLGSFMFSRGRALEHWNLMLSKSRQHVKQWHTLT encoded by the exons ATGGGCTCTGGGGACACCACTCCTGTAGGCAGCGCAGCAGGCAGCGAGTATGGGGGCGACTCccgcaccaccaccccctccccgggACCCTTCAGGGGATCCTTCTCCGAACCCTCCACCACAG CAGGGGCGACCTGCAGCCTGGGGGCCATCAACCCAGAGTTGTACAAGACGGACGAGCTGGAGGGCGAGCTGGACCAGTACCCTGATGACCACATCGGacgagtttggcttcagctggagtACCACACCGACGCCGAGAAGCTCCTCGTCACGCTCATCAAAGCAAAGAATCTGCCTAGTCGTCTCATTGGCTCCATCAACTCCTGTGATCCTTACGTCAG ACTGTTCCTGATGCCCGACGAGCGCCGGTACCTACAGACCAAGATACGGAAGAAGACCTGCAACCCAAGATTTGACGAGACGTTTGGCTTCCAG ATAACGGCTAAGGAGCTGGAGGAGAGAGCTCTCAAGCTAACCTTCTACGACGTCGATAGAGACAAGAAGCACCAGGTCATTGGCCATGTTCTCTTCCTGCTTAAG GACCTGCACGCGCTGGAGGGGAAGAAGATGCTGCGGCGGGACCTGGAGCGGGAGGTGAGCCTGAGCCCTCGGGAGCTGGGGCAGGTGGAGCTCTCCCTCTGCTACAACGACAACCTCGAGCGTCTCACCGTCACCGTCGCCGACACCAAGCAGCTCAAG GTCGACAAGGAGCTACAACAGGAGAAGAATGAGTTTCAAGCTCGAATAGCCCTCATGCAGCAGACAAAG ATAACCAAGAGCAAGAAGACCGCGGTTGTGAAGAGCTCCGATTCGCCTTCCTTCAATGAGAGTTTCCACTTCAAGGTGGCCCCGGACGCCCTAGACACCACAGCTGTTAGCGTGATCATCACCGTGGGCAGGAAGGCAG ataacgTGGTGGGCCGCGTGCAGCTGGGCTCCTTCATGTTCTCCAGGGGCAGGGCTCTCGAGCACTGGAACCTCATGCTCTCTAAGAGTCGTCAGCACGTCAAGCAGTGGCACACACTCACTTAG
- the LOC123762961 gene encoding synaptotagmin-15 isoform X4 — protein sequence MSKVQRQLSPNGEPSEGFSKNFQNRLILPLGSREVAFTVPPTVSPLSPRRGLGESSPLFPRRMGSGDTTPVGSAAGSEYGGDSRTTTPSPGPFRGSFSEPSTTAGATCSLGAINPELYKTDELEGELDQYPDDHIGRVWLQLEYHTDAEKLLVTLIKAKNLPSRLIGSINSCDPYVRLFLMPDERRYLQTKIRKKTCNPRFDETFGFQITAKELEERALKLTFYDVDRDKKHQVIGHVLFLLKDLHALEGKKMLRRDLEREVSLSPRELGQVELSLCYNDNLERLTVTVADTKQLKVDKELQQEKNEFQARIALMQQTKITKSKKTAVVKSSDSPSFNESFHFKVAPDALDTTAVSVIITVGRKADNVVGRVQLGSFMFSRGRALEHWNLMLSKSRQHVKQWHTLT from the exons GTCCCGGGAGGTCGCCTTCACCGTTCCCCCGACGGTGTCACCGTTGTCGCCCCGGCGTGGGTTGGGAGAGTCGTCGCCCCTCTTCCCCAGGAGGATGGGCTCTGGGGACACCACTCCTGTAGGCAGCGCAGCAGGCAGCGAGTATGGGGGCGACTCccgcaccaccaccccctccccgggACCCTTCAGGGGATCCTTCTCCGAACCCTCCACCACAG CAGGGGCGACCTGCAGCCTGGGGGCCATCAACCCAGAGTTGTACAAGACGGACGAGCTGGAGGGCGAGCTGGACCAGTACCCTGATGACCACATCGGacgagtttggcttcagctggagtACCACACCGACGCCGAGAAGCTCCTCGTCACGCTCATCAAAGCAAAGAATCTGCCTAGTCGTCTCATTGGCTCCATCAACTCCTGTGATCCTTACGTCAG ACTGTTCCTGATGCCCGACGAGCGCCGGTACCTACAGACCAAGATACGGAAGAAGACCTGCAACCCAAGATTTGACGAGACGTTTGGCTTCCAG ATAACGGCTAAGGAGCTGGAGGAGAGAGCTCTCAAGCTAACCTTCTACGACGTCGATAGAGACAAGAAGCACCAGGTCATTGGCCATGTTCTCTTCCTGCTTAAG GACCTGCACGCGCTGGAGGGGAAGAAGATGCTGCGGCGGGACCTGGAGCGGGAGGTGAGCCTGAGCCCTCGGGAGCTGGGGCAGGTGGAGCTCTCCCTCTGCTACAACGACAACCTCGAGCGTCTCACCGTCACCGTCGCCGACACCAAGCAGCTCAAG GTCGACAAGGAGCTACAACAGGAGAAGAATGAGTTTCAAGCTCGAATAGCCCTCATGCAGCAGACAAAG ATAACCAAGAGCAAGAAGACCGCGGTTGTGAAGAGCTCCGATTCGCCTTCCTTCAATGAGAGTTTCCACTTCAAGGTGGCCCCGGACGCCCTAGACACCACAGCTGTTAGCGTGATCATCACCGTGGGCAGGAAGGCAG ataacgTGGTGGGCCGCGTGCAGCTGGGCTCCTTCATGTTCTCCAGGGGCAGGGCTCTCGAGCACTGGAACCTCATGCTCTCTAAGAGTCGTCAGCACGTCAAGCAGTGGCACACACTCACTTAG
- the LOC123762961 gene encoding synaptotagmin-15 isoform X3: MSKVQRQLSPNGEPSEGFSKNFQNRLILPLGSFQDRLVLPQRSREVAFTVPPTVSPLSPRRGLGESSPLFPRRMGSGDTTPVGSAAGSEYGGDSRTTTPSPGPFRGSFSEPSTTAGATCSLGAINPELYKTDELEGELDQYPDDHIGRVWLQLEYHTDAEKLLVTLIKAKNLPSRLIGSINSCDPYVRLFLMPDERRYLQTKIRKKTCNPRFDETFGFQITAKELEERALKLTFYDVDRDKKHQVIGHVLFLLKDLHALEGKKMLRRDLEREVSLSPRELGQVELSLCYNDNLERLTVTVADTKQLKVDKELQQEKNEFQARIALMQQTKITKSKKTAVVKSSDSPSFNESFHFKVAPDALDTTAVSVIITVGRKADNVVGRVQLGSFMFSRGRALEHWNLMLSKSRQHVKQWHTLT; the protein is encoded by the exons GTCCCGGGAGGTCGCCTTCACCGTTCCCCCGACGGTGTCACCGTTGTCGCCCCGGCGTGGGTTGGGAGAGTCGTCGCCCCTCTTCCCCAGGAGGATGGGCTCTGGGGACACCACTCCTGTAGGCAGCGCAGCAGGCAGCGAGTATGGGGGCGACTCccgcaccaccaccccctccccgggACCCTTCAGGGGATCCTTCTCCGAACCCTCCACCACAG CAGGGGCGACCTGCAGCCTGGGGGCCATCAACCCAGAGTTGTACAAGACGGACGAGCTGGAGGGCGAGCTGGACCAGTACCCTGATGACCACATCGGacgagtttggcttcagctggagtACCACACCGACGCCGAGAAGCTCCTCGTCACGCTCATCAAAGCAAAGAATCTGCCTAGTCGTCTCATTGGCTCCATCAACTCCTGTGATCCTTACGTCAG ACTGTTCCTGATGCCCGACGAGCGCCGGTACCTACAGACCAAGATACGGAAGAAGACCTGCAACCCAAGATTTGACGAGACGTTTGGCTTCCAG ATAACGGCTAAGGAGCTGGAGGAGAGAGCTCTCAAGCTAACCTTCTACGACGTCGATAGAGACAAGAAGCACCAGGTCATTGGCCATGTTCTCTTCCTGCTTAAG GACCTGCACGCGCTGGAGGGGAAGAAGATGCTGCGGCGGGACCTGGAGCGGGAGGTGAGCCTGAGCCCTCGGGAGCTGGGGCAGGTGGAGCTCTCCCTCTGCTACAACGACAACCTCGAGCGTCTCACCGTCACCGTCGCCGACACCAAGCAGCTCAAG GTCGACAAGGAGCTACAACAGGAGAAGAATGAGTTTCAAGCTCGAATAGCCCTCATGCAGCAGACAAAG ATAACCAAGAGCAAGAAGACCGCGGTTGTGAAGAGCTCCGATTCGCCTTCCTTCAATGAGAGTTTCCACTTCAAGGTGGCCCCGGACGCCCTAGACACCACAGCTGTTAGCGTGATCATCACCGTGGGCAGGAAGGCAG ataacgTGGTGGGCCGCGTGCAGCTGGGCTCCTTCATGTTCTCCAGGGGCAGGGCTCTCGAGCACTGGAACCTCATGCTCTCTAAGAGTCGTCAGCACGTCAAGCAGTGGCACACACTCACTTAG